The proteins below are encoded in one region of Pseudomonas ekonensis:
- the mltF gene encoding membrane-bound lytic murein transglycosylase MltF, with the protein MFFPTALRPRYAKWLIATGLFLMLSGCVDKPNTLERVKEDGVLRVITRNSPATYFQDRSGETGFEYELVKRFADDLGVELKIETADNLDDLFDQVGKPNGPVLAAAGLVSSEQRTKQVRFSHPYLEVTPQVIYRNGQSRPTEPGDLVGRKIMVLKGSTHAEQLAELKRKYPGIEYEESDAVEVVDLLRMVDEGQIDLTLVDSNEVAMNQVYFTNVRVAFDLGDARSQSWAVAAGEDNSLLNEINAYLDKAQKNGTLQRLKDRYYGHVDVLGYMGATTFAQHLQQRLPKYEQHFKTYAKKEKVDWRLLAAIGYQESLWQPAVTSKTGVRGLMMLTQNTAQAMGVSNRLDPKQSIMGGAKYLAYMKDQLDESIQEPDRTWFALAAYNVGIGHLDDARKLASREGLSPDKWLDVKKMLPRLSQKQWYSKTRYGYARGGEPVHFVANIRRYYDILTWVTQPQLEGTQVAEGNLHVPGIDKSKPAQEPAPL; encoded by the coding sequence ATGTTTTTCCCAACGGCTTTGCGTCCGCGATACGCCAAATGGCTGATCGCAACCGGACTCTTCCTGATGCTCAGTGGCTGTGTTGACAAACCCAACACCCTGGAGCGCGTAAAGGAGGACGGCGTGCTGCGGGTCATCACCCGTAACAGCCCCGCCACCTACTTTCAGGATCGCAGCGGTGAAACCGGCTTCGAATACGAGCTGGTGAAGCGATTCGCCGACGATTTGGGGGTCGAGCTGAAGATCGAGACCGCCGACAACCTCGACGACCTGTTCGACCAGGTCGGCAAGCCCAACGGCCCGGTGCTGGCCGCCGCCGGCCTGGTCAGCAGCGAACAGCGCACCAAACAGGTGCGGTTCTCCCACCCCTACCTCGAAGTCACCCCGCAGGTCATCTACCGCAACGGCCAGTCGCGCCCCACCGAACCGGGCGACCTGGTCGGCAGGAAGATCATGGTGCTCAAGGGCAGCACCCACGCCGAGCAGTTGGCCGAGCTGAAGCGCAAGTACCCCGGCATCGAATACGAAGAGTCGGACGCCGTCGAGGTGGTCGACCTGCTGCGCATGGTCGACGAAGGCCAGATCGACCTGACCCTGGTCGACTCCAATGAAGTGGCGATGAACCAGGTGTACTTCACCAACGTGCGCGTGGCCTTCGACCTGGGCGACGCCCGCAGCCAGAGCTGGGCGGTGGCGGCCGGCGAAGACAACAGCCTGCTCAACGAGATCAACGCCTACCTCGACAAGGCCCAGAAGAACGGCACCCTGCAACGCCTCAAGGACCGCTACTACGGCCACGTCGACGTCCTCGGCTACATGGGCGCCACCACCTTCGCCCAGCACCTGCAGCAGCGCCTGCCCAAGTACGAACAGCACTTCAAGACCTACGCCAAGAAAGAGAAGGTCGACTGGCGCCTGCTGGCCGCCATCGGCTACCAGGAATCGCTGTGGCAACCGGCGGTCACTTCCAAGACCGGCGTGCGCGGCCTGATGATGCTGACCCAGAACACGGCCCAGGCCATGGGCGTGTCCAACCGCCTGGATCCCAAGCAGAGCATCATGGGCGGCGCCAAGTACCTGGCCTACATGAAGGACCAGCTCGACGAGTCGATCCAGGAGCCTGACCGCACCTGGTTCGCCCTGGCGGCCTACAACGTCGGCATCGGCCACCTCGACGACGCGCGCAAGCTGGCCTCCCGCGAGGGCCTGAGCCCGGACAAGTGGCTGGACGTGAAGAAGATGCTGCCGCGCCTGTCGCAGAAGCAGTGGTACAGCAAGACCCGCTACGGCTACGCCCGGGGCGGCGAGCCGGTGCACTTCGTGGCGAACATCCGCCGCTACTACGACATCCTCACCTGGGTGACCCAGCCGCAGCTTGAAGGCACGCAAGTGGCCGAGGGCAACCTGCATGTGCCGGGCATCGACAAGTCCAAGCCGGCGCAGGAGCCTGCGCCGCTCTGA
- the pdxJ gene encoding pyridoxine 5'-phosphate synthase, whose protein sequence is MTTSNRILLGVNIDHVATLRQARGTRYPDPVKAALDAEEAGADGITVHLREDRRHIQERDVLLLKDVLQTRMNFEMGVTEEMMAFAERIRPAHICLVPETRQELTTEGGLDVAGQEARIKAAVERLSKIGSEVSLFIDADERQIAASKRVGAPAIELHTGRYADAETPAEVAEELKRVADGVAFGLAQGLIVNAGHGLHYHNVEAVAAIKGINELNIGHALVAHALFVGFKSAVSEMKALILAAAKA, encoded by the coding sequence GTGACCACCAGCAATCGCATTCTCCTCGGCGTGAACATCGACCACGTCGCCACCCTGCGCCAGGCCCGCGGCACGCGTTACCCGGATCCGGTCAAGGCGGCGCTGGACGCGGAAGAGGCGGGCGCCGACGGGATCACCGTGCACCTGCGCGAAGACCGCCGGCACATCCAGGAGCGCGACGTGCTGCTGCTCAAGGACGTGCTGCAGACCCGCATGAACTTCGAAATGGGCGTCACCGAAGAAATGATGGCGTTCGCCGAGCGCATCCGTCCGGCGCACATCTGCCTGGTGCCGGAAACCCGCCAGGAACTGACCACCGAAGGCGGCCTCGATGTGGCCGGACAAGAGGCGCGGATCAAGGCGGCGGTGGAGCGCCTGTCGAAGATCGGCAGTGAGGTGTCGCTGTTCATCGACGCCGACGAGCGGCAGATCGCCGCCTCCAAGCGCGTGGGCGCACCGGCCATCGAACTGCACACCGGGCGCTATGCCGACGCCGAAACCCCGGCGGAGGTGGCCGAGGAACTCAAGCGCGTGGCCGACGGTGTGGCGTTCGGTCTGGCCCAGGGGCTGATCGTCAACGCCGGCCATGGCCTGCACTACCACAACGTCGAGGCGGTCGCGGCGATCAAGGGCATCAATGAGTTGAACATCGGCCATGCGCTGGTGGCCCATGCGCTGTTCGTCGGCTTCAAGTCGGCGGTATCCGAAATGAAGGCGCTGATCCTGGCTGCCGCCAAGGCCTGA
- the recO gene encoding DNA repair protein RecO: MSHTPPPAQPAYVLHSRAYRETSALVDFLTPQGRLRAVLRGARGKAGTLARPFVPLEVELRGRGELKNVGRMESAGTAVWLNGEALFSGLYLNELLIRLLPAEDPHPSVFDHYAATLLALAEGRPLEPLLRSFEWRLLDDLGYGFALNTDIHGEPIAPDGLYRLQVDAGLERVHLLQPGLFNGTELLAMADADWSAPGALSAAKRLMRQALAVHLGGRPLVSRELFRKS; this comes from the coding sequence ATGTCGCACACTCCGCCTCCCGCCCAGCCCGCCTACGTCCTGCATTCGCGCGCCTACCGCGAAACCAGCGCGCTGGTGGACTTCCTCACGCCGCAAGGCCGGCTGCGGGCGGTGCTGCGCGGGGCGCGGGGCAAGGCCGGCACGCTGGCGCGGCCGTTCGTGCCGCTGGAGGTCGAGTTGCGCGGACGCGGTGAGCTGAAGAACGTCGGACGCATGGAGAGCGCCGGCACCGCCGTCTGGCTCAACGGCGAGGCGCTGTTCAGCGGCCTCTACCTCAACGAACTGCTGATCCGCCTGCTGCCCGCCGAAGACCCGCACCCGTCGGTGTTCGACCACTACGCCGCCACGCTGCTGGCCCTGGCCGAAGGCCGGCCGCTGGAGCCGCTGTTGCGCTCCTTCGAGTGGCGCCTGCTCGATGACCTGGGCTACGGCTTCGCGCTGAACACTGACATCCACGGCGAGCCCATCGCCCCGGACGGGCTCTACCGCCTGCAGGTGGACGCCGGACTCGAACGGGTGCACCTGCTGCAGCCGGGGCTGTTCAACGGCACCGAACTGCTGGCGATGGCCGACGCCGACTGGTCGGCTCCCGGTGCGCTGTCGGCCGCCAAGCGCCTGATGCGCCAGGCCCTGGCCGTTCACCTGGGCGGTCGCCCCCTGGTCAGCCGCGAGCTGTTTCGCAAGTCCTGA
- the era gene encoding GTPase Era yields the protein MTESTATRCGYVAIVGRPNVGKSTLLNHILGQKLAITSRKPQTTRHNMLGIKTEGDVQAIYVDTPGMHKGGEKALNRYMNKTASAALKDVDVVIFVVDRTKWTEEDQMVLERVQFVTGPLIVALNKTDRIEDKAELMPHLSWLQEQLPNAQIIPISAQHGHNLDALEKVIADHLPENDHFFPEDQITDRSSRFLAAELIREKIMRQLGAELPYQITVEIEEFKQQGKTLHIHGLILVERDGQKKIIIGDKGERIKRIGTEARKDMELLFDSKVMLNLWVKVKGGWSDDERALRSLGYGDL from the coding sequence ATGACTGAATCAACCGCAACACGCTGTGGCTATGTCGCCATCGTCGGCCGCCCCAACGTGGGCAAGTCCACGCTGCTCAACCACATCCTCGGCCAGAAGCTGGCGATCACCTCGCGCAAGCCGCAGACCACCCGCCACAACATGCTCGGCATCAAGACCGAGGGTGACGTGCAGGCGATCTACGTCGACACCCCCGGCATGCACAAGGGCGGCGAAAAGGCCCTGAACCGCTACATGAACAAGACCGCTTCGGCGGCGCTCAAAGACGTCGACGTGGTGATCTTCGTGGTCGACCGCACCAAGTGGACCGAAGAGGACCAGATGGTACTCGAGCGCGTGCAGTTCGTGACCGGCCCCCTGATCGTCGCGCTGAACAAGACCGACCGCATCGAGGACAAGGCCGAGCTGATGCCGCACCTGTCCTGGCTGCAGGAACAGCTGCCGAATGCGCAGATCATCCCGATCTCGGCGCAGCACGGGCACAACCTCGACGCGCTGGAAAAGGTCATCGCAGACCATCTGCCGGAAAACGATCACTTCTTCCCGGAAGACCAGATCACCGACCGCAGCAGCCGTTTCCTCGCCGCCGAGCTGATCCGCGAGAAGATCATGCGTCAGCTGGGCGCCGAGCTGCCGTACCAGATCACCGTGGAGATCGAAGAGTTCAAGCAGCAGGGCAAGACCCTGCACATCCACGGCCTGATCCTCGTCGAGCGCGACGGCCAGAAGAAAATCATCATCGGCGACAAGGGCGAGCGCATCAAACGCATCGGCACCGAGGCGCGCAAGGACATGGAGCTGCTGTTCGACTCCAAGGTCATGCTCAACCTGTGGGTCAAGGTGAAGGGCGGCTGGTCCGACGACGAGCGCGCACTGCGTTCGCTGGGCTACGGCGACCTGTAA
- the rnc gene encoding ribonuclease III translates to MSVSLSRLERKLGYTFKDQELMVLALTHRSFAGRNNERLEFLGDAILNFVAGEALFERFPLAREGQLSRLRARLVKGETLAVLARGFDLGDYLRLGSGELKSGGFRRESILADALEALIGAIYLDAGMETARERVLAWLAGEFEGLTLVDTNKDPKTRLQEFLQSRSCELPRYEVVDIQGEPHCRTFFVECEVVLLNEKSRGQGVSRRIAEQVAAAAALIALGVENGND, encoded by the coding sequence GTGAGCGTTTCTTTGAGCCGTCTGGAGCGCAAGCTCGGATACACCTTCAAGGACCAGGAACTGATGGTCCTGGCCCTCACGCACCGCAGCTTTGCCGGACGCAACAACGAGCGTCTGGAGTTCCTCGGCGATGCGATCCTCAACTTCGTCGCCGGCGAGGCGCTGTTCGAACGCTTCCCGCTGGCCCGTGAAGGGCAACTGTCGCGTCTGCGCGCCCGGCTGGTGAAGGGCGAGACCCTGGCCGTGCTGGCCCGCGGCTTCGACCTGGGCGACTACCTGCGCCTGGGCTCCGGCGAGCTGAAGAGCGGCGGGTTCCGCCGCGAATCGATCCTGGCCGACGCCCTCGAAGCCCTGATCGGCGCGATCTACCTCGACGCCGGCATGGAAACGGCCCGCGAGCGGGTGCTGGCCTGGCTGGCCGGCGAGTTCGAAGGCCTGACGCTGGTGGACACCAACAAGGATCCCAAGACCCGTCTGCAGGAGTTCCTGCAGTCGCGCAGCTGCGAACTGCCGCGCTACGAGGTGGTGGACATCCAGGGCGAGCCGCACTGCCGAACCTTCTTCGTCGAGTGCGAAGTTGTCCTGTTGAACGAAAAGAGCCGCGGGCAAGGCGTCAGCCGCCGGATCGCCGAACAGGTGGCCGCCGCCGCCGCACTGATCGCCCTGGGCGTGGAGAATGGCAATGACTGA
- the lepB gene encoding signal peptidase I, with product MSLNFPLLLVIAVFVCGLLALLDLLILAPRRRAAIASYQGSVSQPDGVVLEKLNKEPLLVEYGKSFFPVLFIVLVLRSFLVEPFQIPSGSMKPTLDVGDFILVNKFSYGIRLPVIDKKVIEVGDPQRGDVMVFRYPSDPNVNYIKRVVGLPGDTVRYTADKRLFVNGESVAEQLVGSEPGTLGSAELYKEKLGAAEHLIRKEMSRYRATPDRSWTVPAGHYFMMGDNRDNSNDSRYWDDPSIPKDLLGMVPDRNIVGKAFAVWMSWPEPKLSHLPNFSRVGLIK from the coding sequence ATGTCACTAAATTTCCCGCTGTTGCTGGTCATCGCCGTGTTCGTCTGCGGCCTGTTGGCGTTGCTCGATCTGTTGATCCTGGCACCGCGTCGGCGTGCTGCCATCGCTTCCTACCAGGGCAGCGTCAGCCAGCCTGACGGTGTGGTGCTGGAGAAGCTGAACAAGGAGCCGCTGCTGGTCGAGTACGGCAAGTCGTTCTTCCCGGTGCTGTTCATCGTGCTGGTGCTGCGTTCGTTCCTGGTGGAACCGTTCCAGATCCCGTCCGGCTCGATGAAACCGACCCTGGACGTCGGCGATTTCATCCTGGTGAACAAGTTCTCCTACGGCATCCGCCTGCCGGTGATCGACAAGAAGGTCATCGAGGTCGGTGACCCGCAGCGCGGCGATGTGATGGTGTTCCGCTACCCGAGCGACCCGAACGTCAACTACATCAAGCGTGTGGTCGGCCTGCCGGGCGACACGGTGCGCTACACCGCCGACAAGCGCTTGTTCGTCAACGGCGAGTCGGTGGCCGAGCAACTGGTCGGTTCCGAGCCGGGCACCCTGGGCAGCGCCGAGCTGTACAAGGAAAAGCTCGGTGCCGCCGAGCACCTGATCCGCAAGGAAATGAGCCGTTACCGCGCCACGCCGGACCGTTCCTGGACCGTGCCGGCCGGGCACTACTTCATGATGGGCGACAACCGCGACAACTCCAACGACAGCCGCTACTGGGACGATCCGAGCATTCCGAAGGATCTCCTGGGCATGGTCCCCGACCGCAACATCGTCGGCAAGGCTTTCGCGGTCTGGATGAGCTGGCCGGAACCGAAACTCAGCCACCTGCCGAACTTCTCGCGGGTCGGCCTGATCAAGTAA